In the genome of Lactobacillus intestinalis, the window CAAAGCGTTGTTAGCTTGACCAATGTGGTAGGTAACGCCCTTATATTCTACTGGAGCGGAAGGAACACCAGTCGCTACCAAAGCACGACCATCAGTCCATTCAATTAAGTTAGCAGCACTTGCTTCAATTAACTTAGTTGGATTAGAAATTGGGAAAATAATTGGACGTTCAGTGTGAGCAGCCATTTCTTTAACTACAGCTTCAGTAAATGCACCTGGAGTAGTAGAAGTACCGATCATTACAGTTGGGTGAACAGCCTTAACAACTGCTTCAAGATTAGTCAACTCATCAGCATTCTTAAATTCTGAACGATCACGAACAAATGGCTTTTGCTCAGGAGTAATGCCTGCGGTGTCGCTAAAGAGCAATCCTTGTTTATCGACTAAGTAAAAGTGTTTCTTAGCTTCTTCTGGATCCATCCCTTCAACCAGCATTTCCCGATACATCATGTTAGCAATTCCCATTCCAGCAGTTCCTGCACCAAAAGTAAGGAAAATTTGGTCAGTAAACTTTTCTTTAGAAATATTCAAAGCACCAAGTACACCTGACAAGCAGACAATTCCAGTTCCTTGAACATCATCATTGAAGACAGGGATTTCTTTACGATATTTATTCAAAATCTTAGTAGCATTGTCACGACCAAAGTCTTCAAAGTGAATATAAACATCTGGGAAGACTTCACGAGCAATATTCACAAACTTATCCACAAAGTCGTAATATCTTTCCCCCGTTACACGAGCGTGCTTTTCACCAAGGTAAAGTGGATCATTAATCAAAGTTTCATTGTTAGTTCCAACATCAAGTGAAACTGGCAATACTTCGCGTGGATCAATTCCAGCAGCGGCAGTATAAACCATCAACTTACCAACAGAAATGTTTACACCGTTTTCACCCCAGTCACCAATACCTAAAATTCCTTCACCATCAGTAACTACGATCAATTTAATCTTTCTACCACCTGCAGCATTTTCTAGACTGGCTTTTACATCATTCGGATTATCGATTGAAAGAAAAGCTGCACCTTGTGGTTTCATGAAGATCTCACTATATTTTTCGATTGCTGGCGCAATTACTGGATCATAAATAACTGGTAAAAGTTCTTCAATATGTTGCTCAACCACATAGTAAAATAGTGTGCGGTTAGTATTAAAGATTTCCATCAAAAACTTTCTTTTTTGCATCCCTTCAGGGCGAAGCTCATATTGCTCATAAACACGTTTAGCTTGTTCTTGGATAGTTTGCACTTTATTTGGTAAAGTCCCAATTAATCCCAAGCTTTCTCTTTCACGCTCAGTAAAAGCAGTTCCTTTATTTAAAAATGGATCATTTAAAATATTATATGCGTTTGCCATTTAAAAGTCCCCCGTTTGTCTTAACTTACGCTTTTCTTGTATCATTAAGAAGTATAAAACCCAAAAAAATTTATAGTCAAACAAAGCAACATACCAAAGTTTTATTTATATGAGGATTACGAAAATTGAATATTCAAGATTTAAGATACTTTCATGAACTGGTAAATTTAAAGAGCTACACCAAAACAGCTGAGAAATTTGGCGTCAGTCAACCAACTATCACTGCTGCCGTTAAACGTTTAGAAAATAAATTAGGCACAACTTTTTTAATTAGAGATCAATCACACAAAAGTATTATTATTACTCGCGTGGGGATGCAATTTGATGAACATGTTCAGTCAATTTTAAATGAATTAAGGATTGCCGAAGAGGAAATCAAGCAAAATGAATCAGCCACTATTCCTTTTGGCCTTCCTCCAATTATCGGCAGAAATTATTTTCCTACTCTCGTGC includes:
- a CDS encoding malolactic enzyme, producing MANAYNILNDPFLNKGTAFTERERESLGLIGTLPNKVQTIQEQAKRVYEQYELRPEGMQKRKFLMEIFNTNRTLFYYVVEQHIEELLPVIYDPVIAPAIEKYSEIFMKPQGAAFLSIDNPNDVKASLENAAGGRKIKLIVVTDGEGILGIGDWGENGVNISVGKLMVYTAAAGIDPREVLPVSLDVGTNNETLINDPLYLGEKHARVTGERYYDFVDKFVNIAREVFPDVYIHFEDFGRDNATKILNKYRKEIPVFNDDVQGTGIVCLSGVLGALNISKEKFTDQIFLTFGAGTAGMGIANMMYREMLVEGMDPEEAKKHFYLVDKQGLLFSDTAGITPEQKPFVRDRSEFKNADELTNLEAVVKAVHPTVMIGTSTTPGAFTEAVVKEMAAHTERPIIFPISNPTKLIEASAANLIEWTDGRALVATGVPSAPVEYKGVTYHIGQANNALIYPGLGLGVLASEAKLVTDGMLSAAAHSLGGIVDPNEKGAPVLPPVSKIQSFSAKEAVSVAQAAIDENLVAKGITDAKAATEKMKWIPKY